A region from the Helcococcus ovis genome encodes:
- a CDS encoding glycoside hydrolase family 13 protein: MNVSAIFHNHESNYSFAMENNKIVIRLRVSKFDDLRVYLVYGKKYDYQNEQNEMEMYIKYEDQFFAYFETTIEVEDKRFAYIFKIIENGETYYYSEDGLSENYDFFNSFYNFFQIPYINEVDVHKEVKWLKNAVFYQIFVDRFLMGDEEKDKSYINLKWGEKPNPKSFAGGDLRGIIEKLDYIKSLGVNVIYLTPIFSSISNHKYDINDFFEVDKHFGSKKVLRELVDKAHSLGIRIVLDAVFNHCSDQLMQFEDVKKNGLKSKYHNWFIIDGDYPDMENVNYETFASVVYMPKFNTSNSEVASFLLRVAKYWTNEIGIDGWRLDVSDELSHDFWRQFRKEIKSINEDIAIIGESWHNSYSFLQGDQFDSIMNYAFTKSCLDYFAWENINVEKMANMLNSILIRNKTQVNNMMLNLLDSHDTLRFYTQVQKDSKKLLSAIALMTFFPGSSMIYYGTEIKMEGGFDPDSRRTFNWNEGEWDSKFMDEIKTLLNIKSENELLKNGDVKIYSKDKTLFVERYIDNFKITLKINENFEFKIDF, from the coding sequence ATGAATGTTTCGGCAATTTTTCATAATCATGAATCAAATTATTCATTTGCAATGGAAAATAATAAAATAGTAATAAGGTTAAGAGTTAGTAAGTTTGATGATTTAAGGGTTTATCTAGTTTATGGTAAAAAATATGATTATCAAAATGAGCAAAATGAAATGGAAATGTATATAAAATATGAGGATCAATTTTTTGCTTATTTTGAAACTACAATAGAGGTTGAAGATAAAAGGTTTGCATATATTTTTAAGATTATTGAAAATGGTGAAACATATTATTACAGTGAAGATGGATTAAGTGAAAACTATGATTTCTTTAATAGTTTTTATAATTTTTTTCAAATACCTTATATAAATGAAGTTGATGTACATAAAGAAGTAAAATGGCTTAAAAATGCTGTTTTTTACCAAATCTTCGTAGATAGATTTTTAATGGGTGATGAAGAAAAAGACAAATCATATATTAATCTTAAATGGGGAGAAAAACCTAACCCTAAAAGTTTTGCTGGAGGAGATTTAAGAGGGATTATAGAAAAACTTGATTATATTAAGTCTTTGGGGGTTAATGTAATTTATTTAACACCAATATTTTCATCAATATCAAACCATAAATATGATATAAATGATTTTTTTGAAGTTGATAAACATTTTGGGAGCAAAAAAGTTTTAAGAGAATTAGTGGATAAGGCACATTCTTTAGGTATAAGAATAGTTTTAGATGCTGTGTTTAATCACTGTTCAGATCAATTAATGCAATTTGAAGATGTTAAGAAAAATGGATTGAAATCAAAATATCATAATTGGTTTATTATAGATGGTGATTATCCTGATATGGAAAATGTGAATTATGAGACTTTTGCTTCAGTTGTATATATGCCAAAATTTAATACGTCAAATTCAGAAGTAGCTTCATTTTTATTAAGAGTTGCAAAATATTGGACAAATGAAATTGGAATAGATGGTTGGAGACTTGATGTTTCTGATGAATTGTCACATGATTTTTGGAGACAATTTAGAAAAGAGATAAAATCTATTAATGAAGATATAGCAATAATTGGTGAATCTTGGCATAATTCATATTCTTTTTTACAAGGAGATCAATTTGATTCAATAATGAATTATGCATTTACAAAATCATGTTTAGATTATTTTGCTTGGGAAAATATAAATGTTGAGAAAATGGCAAATATGTTAAACTCAATTTTAATCAGAAATAAGACTCAGGTAAATAATATGATGTTAAATCTTTTAGATTCTCATGATACTTTAAGATTCTATACACAGGTACAAAAAGATAGTAAAAAACTATTGTCAGCTATTGCACTAATGACATTTTTCCCAGGGTCTTCAATGATTTATTACGGGACTGAAATTAAAATGGAGGGAGGATTTGACCCTGATTCAAGAAGAACTTTCAATTGGAATGAGGGGGAATGGGATAGCAAATTTATGGATGAAATAAAGACTTTATTAAATATAAAATCTGAAAATGAATTGCTGAAAAATGGAGATGTTAAGATATATTCTAAAGATAAAACTTTATTTGTTGAAAGGTATATTGATAACTT
- a CDS encoding sugar ABC transporter substrate-binding protein, whose product MKKQNKVLAFLLIFILCLNACSQYKKIDEPKKELKTEKKLKGTISVTADKKWIPYYEKIANEIMRKNPDAKINIKEISAFEALNVINIDMLNPDAPDVFAFPLDKFSNLYSKNVLSSIPAKEISNKLGGFENFDKGLAGNMKVNDKYYGFPYNLETLIAFVNTKNAKSENIDLNKKIEFTKVKDKDNILFPIFDGWYTASLNNASSIKLLNLEGGKFTSDYAIEYNKLEKNKQQAFNAIFDYWKKHSEKSIDILNPTSSSKYINENFQTGKKGVVVIDGPWVSSSDGIISNEIYKGNVDIYPLSNITIFNNSLSHWKSGWGLGINSRLNDKLEQKKLAIKLITELVNPKNAIELYKSTGKILENVSYKTYEESELNKKDKDLIKIVIDSYAKSKNKPIFKEYDEVWTTWKNAVLSWNTLKPKSAEEAYKNIYLSFKKLTDKLNKERVDNFKLK is encoded by the coding sequence ATGAAAAAACAAAATAAAGTATTAGCTTTTTTACTGATCTTTATATTGTGTTTAAACGCATGTTCCCAATATAAAAAAATAGATGAACCAAAAAAAGAGTTAAAAACTGAAAAAAAATTAAAAGGAACGATATCTGTAACAGCAGATAAAAAATGGATTCCCTATTATGAAAAAATTGCTAATGAGATAATGAGAAAAAATCCTGATGCAAAGATAAATATAAAGGAAATATCAGCTTTTGAGGCACTTAATGTCATAAATATAGATATGTTAAATCCTGATGCCCCTGATGTTTTTGCATTTCCTTTAGATAAATTTTCAAATCTATATTCTAAAAATGTTTTATCATCAATTCCAGCTAAAGAAATATCAAATAAACTTGGAGGTTTTGAAAATTTTGATAAGGGATTAGCAGGAAATATGAAAGTAAATGATAAATATTATGGTTTTCCTTATAATTTAGAAACTCTAATAGCGTTTGTAAATACTAAAAACGCAAAGAGTGAAAATATAGACCTAAATAAAAAAATTGAATTTACTAAAGTAAAAGATAAAGACAATATTTTATTTCCAATTTTTGATGGATGGTATACTGCATCATTAAATAATGCATCCAGTATTAAATTATTAAATCTTGAAGGGGGAAAATTTACATCTGATTATGCTATTGAATACAACAAATTAGAAAAAAACAAACAACAAGCATTCAACGCTATATTTGATTATTGGAAAAAACATAGTGAAAAGTCGATTGATATACTAAATCCTACATCTAGTTCTAAATATATAAATGAGAACTTTCAAACCGGAAAAAAAGGAGTTGTAGTGATAGATGGCCCATGGGTCTCATCTAGCGATGGGATAATATCCAATGAAATATATAAAGGAAATGTTGATATATACCCTCTATCTAATATAACTATATTTAACAACTCTCTTTCTCATTGGAAAAGTGGATGGGGACTGGGTATAAATTCCAGACTTAATGATAAATTAGAACAAAAGAAATTAGCTATAAAATTAATCACAGAGCTGGTAAATCCTAAAAATGCAATCGAACTATATAAATCAACAGGTAAAATATTAGAAAATGTAAGTTATAAGACATATGAAGAATCCGAACTTAATAAAAAGGATAAAGATCTGATAAAAATAGTTATAGATTCTTATGCAAAATCAAAAAACAAACCTATATTTAAGGAATATGATGAAGTATGGACAACATGGAAAAATGCTGTTTTATCATGGAATACATTAAAACCAAAATCTGCCGAAGAGGCCTATAAAAATATATATTTATCATTTAAAAAATTAACCGACAAACTTAACAAAGAAAGAGTTGATAACTTCAAATTAAAATAA